One genomic window of Terriglobia bacterium includes the following:
- a CDS encoding L-lactate permease, translating to MFNQVLDPMHGVGLTALMALLPVILLLVLLAVFRVTAWLATLIGAIVTLGLALLVWQVPMGNAVKACLYGSATGVWAVDWITFWGVIIFNTLTLTGVFGDFQKWLTAKATADVRVQTILLAWAFGALLEGLVGFGYPWAVVAPLLIALGIRDLDAIRVAAIANNAPVSFGALGVPIIALAAVTGLPLMSLSASIGKIVALLALVPPWVLIYLVAGKRGLRGAWPLAVVGSLAYIAGQYPVSQYLGPYLPDISGAVVCFVALLVLLRFWKPAETLGYGGVPVPETATDPSSGHGLTRRRVLAAWAPFFLLVIVVVLWTGPWSSLPGITLASFNVEGISSLSHKLISASFGFKPFIGGTSIMVSWILIALMLRPGKSILQAVFRRTMSQMWGALLVGVFIFALAYIFNYSGMASSLAYAFSKLGVWFIVVAPILGWIGVALSGSNTSTNAMFGAFQAMVGNLLGFPPLLAPSLNSVGAEVGKPIAPQTASVGVATTGYVRNEGEVIRHNMGWTLVLVGVLICIGLFYYFVIPQAMMR from the coding sequence TTGTTCAATCAGGTGCTCGATCCGATGCACGGTGTGGGGCTGACGGCGCTGATGGCTCTGCTCCCGGTGATTCTGCTCCTGGTGCTGCTGGCGGTGTTTCGGGTGACGGCGTGGCTCGCGACGCTGATTGGAGCCATCGTAACCCTGGGGCTTGCGCTCCTGGTGTGGCAGGTTCCAATGGGCAATGCCGTCAAGGCCTGCCTGTATGGAAGTGCCACGGGAGTATGGGCGGTTGACTGGATCACCTTTTGGGGCGTCATCATCTTCAACACGCTGACCCTGACGGGAGTTTTCGGCGATTTCCAGAAATGGCTGACCGCCAAGGCCACCGCCGACGTGCGAGTGCAGACCATTCTGCTGGCCTGGGCCTTTGGCGCGCTGCTGGAAGGATTGGTTGGCTTCGGGTATCCGTGGGCGGTGGTCGCGCCGCTGCTGATCGCCCTGGGCATTCGCGACCTGGACGCCATCCGTGTGGCGGCGATAGCCAACAATGCTCCGGTATCGTTCGGAGCGCTGGGCGTTCCCATCATCGCCCTGGCTGCGGTGACGGGCCTGCCGCTGATGTCCTTGTCGGCATCCATCGGAAAGATCGTTGCGCTGCTGGCGCTGGTTCCCCCCTGGGTGCTGATCTACCTGGTGGCGGGAAAGCGCGGGCTGCGTGGCGCCTGGCCGCTGGCGGTGGTGGGATCGCTGGCATACATCGCCGGGCAATATCCTGTTTCGCAGTACCTGGGACCTTATTTACCCGACATCAGCGGAGCGGTGGTTTGTTTTGTCGCACTGCTGGTGCTGCTGCGCTTCTGGAAGCCCGCTGAGACGCTCGGCTATGGAGGCGTCCCGGTGCCGGAAACGGCGACGGACCCCTCCAGCGGGCACGGACTGACGCGGCGGCGGGTGCTGGCGGCGTGGGCCCCGTTTTTCCTGCTGGTGATTGTTGTGGTCCTTTGGACCGGCCCGTGGTCGTCGCTGCCCGGCATTACGCTGGCGAGCTTCAATGTGGAGGGAATTTCATCCCTGAGCCACAAGCTGATCAGCGCCTCGTTTGGGTTCAAGCCGTTCATCGGCGGAACGTCGATTATGGTCTCCTGGATCTTGATCGCGCTGATGCTGCGTCCGGGAAAGTCAATCCTGCAAGCCGTCTTCCGGCGGACGATGAGCCAGATGTGGGGAGCGCTGCTGGTGGGCGTTTTTATCTTTGCGCTGGCCTATATTTTTAATTACTCGGGCATGGCTTCATCGCTGGCGTATGCGTTCTCGAAGCTGGGCGTATGGTTCATTGTGGTGGCGCCGATCCTGGGGTGGATTGGCGTGGCATTATCAGGTAGCAACACCTCGACGAACGCCATGTTCGGGGCCTTCCAGGCGATGGTGGGCAACCTGCTGGGCTTCCCGCCGTTGCTGGCGCCATCGCTGAACTCGGTAGGCGCGGAAGTGGGCAAGCCGATTGCTCCGCAGACAGCGAGCGTCGGCGTGGCCACAACAGGATATGTGCGAAACGAAGGCGAAGTGATCCGGCACAACATGGGATGGACACTGGTCCTGGTGGGCGTGCTGATCTGCATCGGCCTCTTTTACTACTTTGTGATTCCCCAAGCGATGATGCGCTGA
- a CDS encoding right-handed parallel beta-helix repeat-containing protein, with protein sequence MAKPDRLGFTRRGFIGAAATLAGSAFAVPGVASEQDGTMPAAAPSTAAGEPRWDALSVTVGPQKADLVGASEKVIQAAVDYIAGWGGGTVHILPGTYRMRNSVSLRSGVRILGSGQDSVLIKEPEVKTKLAEDSTSWQQEVVLADPSGFEVGDGVCLQVIDEWHQGAWFIQRSLVARNGNRFKLNKPLSDDDFTVKGKATIGTLFPLLNVDGVSDVRIENIALDGNRAKQESLYHNWGNILGGVWLNKSNRIEMRKVISRESCADGISAQTCNDLLIEDCHCVNNVGFGIHSGTGSERHIARNNRLENNYIGYYFCWGVRFGLAENNTILNNSEYGVRLGQKDTDNVVRNNEIRNSGKVGVIFERVGDDPAYSPDRNRLEANRIIDSGGETGVGVDVEGVTKNAVIERNEIAETRQPLKRTGLRIGARTRGVRLDANRVTGFSVNVLDLRKAIARA encoded by the coding sequence ATGGCAAAGCCTGATCGTCTTGGATTCACGCGCCGTGGTTTCATCGGGGCTGCGGCGACGCTTGCCGGAAGCGCATTTGCGGTGCCCGGCGTAGCGAGCGAACAGGATGGGACGATGCCGGCGGCAGCCCCTTCAACGGCCGCAGGCGAGCCCAGATGGGACGCTCTCAGCGTCACAGTCGGACCTCAGAAGGCCGACCTGGTGGGAGCCAGCGAAAAAGTGATTCAGGCGGCGGTGGATTACATCGCGGGGTGGGGCGGAGGGACAGTGCACATCCTGCCCGGAACTTACCGCATGCGGAACTCAGTGTCGCTGCGGTCCGGTGTGCGAATTCTGGGAAGTGGCCAGGATTCCGTCCTGATCAAAGAGCCCGAAGTTAAAACAAAACTGGCGGAAGACTCCACTTCCTGGCAACAGGAAGTCGTACTGGCCGATCCCAGCGGCTTCGAGGTGGGCGACGGAGTGTGCCTCCAAGTGATTGACGAGTGGCACCAGGGAGCCTGGTTCATCCAGCGATCGCTCGTGGCGCGCAACGGCAACCGATTCAAATTGAACAAGCCGCTGAGCGACGATGACTTCACCGTGAAAGGCAAAGCGACGATTGGGACGCTCTTCCCACTGCTCAACGTAGACGGTGTTTCGGACGTGCGAATTGAGAATATCGCCCTGGACGGCAACCGCGCGAAGCAGGAGTCTCTCTACCACAATTGGGGAAACATCCTGGGTGGCGTATGGCTGAACAAGAGCAACCGGATCGAGATGCGCAAAGTCATCTCGCGGGAGTCCTGCGCCGACGGCATCAGCGCGCAGACATGTAATGACCTGCTGATTGAAGATTGCCATTGCGTCAATAACGTGGGATTTGGCATCCATTCCGGCACCGGCTCCGAGCGGCATATTGCCCGCAACAACAGGCTGGAAAACAATTACATCGGTTACTACTTCTGCTGGGGTGTGCGTTTCGGGCTGGCAGAAAACAACACCATTCTGAACAACTCCGAATACGGCGTCCGGCTGGGGCAGAAGGATACCGACAATGTTGTGCGAAACAACGAAATCCGGAACAGCGGCAAGGTCGGGGTGATCTTCGAGAGAGTGGGAGACGATCCAGCCTACTCGCCTGATCGAAACCGGCTGGAAGCAAACCGCATTATTGACAGCGGCGGAGAAACGGGCGTCGGAGTCGACGTGGAAGGTGTAACGAAGAACGCAGTGATCGAGCGGAACGAGATTGCAGAAACCCGCCAGCCGTTGAAGCGCACTGGCCTGAGGATCGGCGCCCGTACGCGCGGCGTTAGGCTTGACGCCAACCGCGTTACAGGATTCTCGGTAAACGTCCTGGACCTGCGGAAAGCAATTGCCAGAGCATAA
- a CDS encoding twin-arginine translocation signal domain-containing protein, with translation MRDHDSGLSERPENASKVQAANPSRRTFLKNVAAASAAAVGGRAGAIQAAVPANAQSEDGGPQKSEKKVVAIQVPAVSFSDEGVDKVLDTLQERAGVNTLMIAVFSYGRGIEGRQIPGHPLPDHGVQKYDTDTFHGGDFAEVHAEYYAGTIFKNFRAPDLGNFDVLGEVVPKAKKRGMKSICWFEDVYNPRLLDNFEKAAEVDVYGRKTDQSCLNNPYLQNFLSSMVEDWTKSYDVDGVMWCCERQGALNNAIDADRGQAVLTCFCEHCARKGEQQGINVDRARQGMMQLDHWVRAAWTGPRPSDGYFVTFWRLLLEYPEILAWEKLWTDSQREVYGRIYGTAKSINTNLEAGFHVMHLNSFNPFYRAEQDYRILSQYADILKICMYNNCAGPRMANYIDGVHSTIWHDAPAQSVLELYYNILGYQGEAPLDKLRTAGFSSDYVYRETRRALNDVRSAKVPVGSPNTDLAGPANGPDASGPDGKTRIYPGIDIDIPTGKGQKKTQPSDVRNAVKAAFNAGAPGVILSRKYSEMRLENLSGAGAALKDLGIRT, from the coding sequence ATGCGAGATCACGATTCTGGTCTGTCAGAGAGGCCAGAGAACGCCTCAAAGGTTCAAGCGGCAAATCCATCCCGACGCACTTTCCTCAAGAATGTTGCTGCCGCGTCGGCGGCCGCAGTCGGTGGCCGTGCGGGCGCAATCCAGGCGGCAGTCCCGGCGAACGCGCAGTCAGAGGATGGCGGCCCACAGAAATCAGAAAAGAAGGTCGTGGCGATTCAGGTCCCCGCCGTGTCCTTCAGTGATGAAGGAGTTGACAAAGTTCTCGATACGCTCCAGGAGCGGGCCGGTGTTAACACGCTGATGATTGCGGTCTTCAGCTATGGGCGGGGTATTGAGGGAAGGCAAATTCCCGGACATCCGCTGCCCGACCACGGAGTCCAGAAGTACGATACGGACACCTTCCATGGCGGAGACTTCGCCGAGGTCCATGCGGAATATTACGCTGGAACGATCTTTAAGAATTTCCGGGCGCCAGATCTGGGCAACTTTGATGTGCTGGGCGAAGTTGTCCCGAAGGCAAAGAAGCGGGGAATGAAATCCATCTGCTGGTTCGAGGATGTTTACAATCCGCGATTGCTGGACAACTTTGAAAAAGCTGCGGAGGTGGATGTCTATGGCCGCAAGACGGACCAGTCGTGTCTGAACAATCCTTACCTCCAGAACTTTCTCAGCTCGATGGTTGAGGATTGGACCAAGTCCTACGACGTGGACGGAGTGATGTGGTGCTGCGAACGTCAGGGCGCACTGAATAATGCCATCGACGCTGACCGTGGCCAGGCGGTCCTAACCTGCTTTTGCGAGCACTGTGCACGAAAGGGAGAACAGCAAGGCATCAACGTCGATCGGGCACGGCAGGGTATGATGCAGCTTGATCACTGGGTGCGGGCAGCATGGACGGGGCCCAGGCCAAGTGATGGTTATTTTGTCACTTTCTGGCGGCTGCTGCTGGAATACCCCGAGATCCTGGCCTGGGAGAAGCTCTGGACGGACAGTCAGCGGGAAGTTTACGGTCGAATCTACGGCACGGCCAAAAGCATCAATACCAACCTCGAGGCGGGGTTCCATGTGATGCATCTGAACTCCTTCAATCCCTTTTACCGCGCCGAACAGGACTATCGAATACTCAGTCAATACGCCGACATTTTGAAGATTTGCATGTACAACAACTGCGCCGGTCCTCGCATGGCCAATTACATCGACGGCGTCCACTCAACCATTTGGCATGATGCGCCGGCCCAATCCGTGCTGGAGTTGTACTACAACATTCTGGGATATCAGGGGGAGGCGCCGTTAGACAAGCTGCGCACGGCCGGGTTCTCGTCGGATTACGTTTACCGTGAAACGAGGCGAGCTCTAAATGATGTTAGATCGGCCAAGGTGCCCGTGGGCTCTCCGAATACCGATCTTGCAGGTCCTGCCAATGGACCAGATGCCTCCGGACCAGACGGGAAGACAAGGATCTACCCTGGCATCGACATTGACATTCCTACTGGCAAGGGACAAAAGAAGACGCAGCCCTCGGACGTTCGGAATGCCGTGAAGGCGGCTTTCAATGCCGGCGCTCCAGGGGTTATCCTGTCGCGCAAGTACTCTGAGATGAGGCTTGAGAATTTATCCGGCGCCGGGGCCGCACTAAAAGATCTCGGCATCCGAACTTAA
- a CDS encoding twin-arginine translocation signal domain-containing protein produces MNRRNFLKNSSALVAAAGVGAKSAQGIVPAHNWGKYDFGSGPAVTDRLNQGPFPQYPPDAIIPSDEVVMTTMPSDEVVPGYGKGLITYITADMGTAEIKSDNIPQAIEDLVRFPLGQKLYIRPTWREIQPNPGRLEFPDYLKLIFELSKKYDKRIAYRIQMSAPDYHEPALPQFILDKVPMVKLTGGTWPGANRENNPNAHYQPQFADPFFQQAFKELVGLLAAEFNGSPMIEFMDTFMYGFWGEGHTWPFTNTPFPDYQTAERTWVNMLEVQLEHFTKTPLLTNTQPDFSRVGNSEVLDRTVRSNNWIRSDTIFIENEQIEALSNRPPWIGVTIEQGIPARPPQSVRVDEGVSPSDDMIAHVMDVGANYWSLWNFHGISAENLTSWYHAFPKWFDRINARIGYRVRPSFIWSYEDKGYLGLIIGFANDGIAGVPGVLRVSVESPDGKVLKSGCLDPGYPLPGKVRQAQFVLPKGTKWQGLRLRAAIEVKGMRYPVRWACHQKLNEDGTLTLRPNGRHAS; encoded by the coding sequence ATGAATCGCAGAAATTTCCTGAAGAACAGCAGTGCTCTCGTGGCAGCAGCGGGGGTCGGCGCAAAGTCGGCCCAGGGCATTGTCCCTGCCCACAATTGGGGGAAGTACGATTTTGGCTCGGGCCCGGCCGTAACCGACCGGCTGAACCAGGGGCCCTTCCCACAGTACCCTCCAGACGCCATTATCCCGAGCGACGAAGTCGTGATGACAACCATGCCATCGGATGAGGTTGTGCCCGGCTATGGCAAGGGGCTGATAACGTACATCACGGCGGACATGGGGACGGCGGAGATCAAGTCAGACAACATCCCGCAGGCGATCGAAGATCTGGTCCGGTTTCCGCTGGGACAAAAGCTTTATATTCGTCCTACCTGGAGAGAAATCCAGCCAAATCCGGGGCGTCTTGAGTTTCCCGATTACCTGAAGCTCATTTTCGAGTTGTCCAAAAAATACGACAAGCGTATTGCTTACCGAATTCAGATGAGCGCTCCGGACTATCACGAACCGGCGCTGCCCCAGTTCATCCTTGATAAGGTCCCCATGGTAAAACTGACCGGGGGCACATGGCCTGGCGCCAATCGCGAGAACAACCCGAACGCGCACTATCAGCCACAATTTGCTGATCCTTTCTTTCAGCAGGCATTCAAGGAGTTGGTTGGATTGCTGGCGGCGGAGTTCAACGGAAGTCCCATGATCGAATTCATGGATACCTTCATGTACGGATTCTGGGGCGAGGGCCACACATGGCCATTCACCAATACTCCCTTTCCAGACTATCAGACCGCGGAGAGGACCTGGGTGAACATGCTGGAAGTCCAGCTCGAACACTTCACGAAGACGCCGTTGCTCACCAACACGCAGCCGGATTTCAGCAGAGTTGGAAATTCGGAGGTGCTCGACCGCACGGTCCGCAGCAACAATTGGATTCGGAGCGACACGATTTTTATCGAGAACGAGCAGATCGAGGCCCTGAGCAATCGCCCGCCCTGGATTGGCGTCACAATCGAACAGGGCATACCGGCCCGACCACCGCAATCTGTTCGCGTGGACGAGGGCGTGTCGCCTTCCGATGACATGATTGCGCACGTGATGGACGTTGGAGCCAATTACTGGTCTCTCTGGAACTTCCACGGGATCAGCGCCGAGAACTTGACGAGCTGGTACCACGCGTTTCCGAAGTGGTTTGACCGCATTAATGCGCGCATCGGTTACCGGGTAAGACCGTCGTTCATCTGGAGCTACGAGGACAAAGGATACCTCGGGCTGATTATCGGCTTTGCGAACGACGGCATTGCAGGCGTTCCGGGTGTGCTGCGGGTCAGCGTGGAAAGCCCGGATGGAAAAGTGCTGAAGAGCGGCTGCCTCGACCCCGGATATCCGTTGCCGGGAAAAGTCCGTCAGGCGCAATTTGTGCTGCCCAAGGGAACCAAGTGGCAAGGGCTCAGACTGAGGGCGGCGATCGAAGTGAAAGGCATGCGATATCCGGTAAGATGGGCCTGCCATCAGAAATTGAATGAAGACGGTACGCTCACGCTGCGGCCAAACGGCCGGCACGCATCATAA
- a CDS encoding tetratricopeptide repeat protein, whose translation MGRVPTSRLIYAILALYLCFWAQAAHTLPNNLADAQQHVAHATALVQQGDLKNAEAELRQAAKLTPDDPACLAFLGAVLGMEQKLPESTSYLEKALRLNPLDVRTRRNLASNQFQMGQFQAARQNLERILKAEPGETTSTLLLGMVDEELKDYHTALPLLESVPQEVQKHSKAQVALARCYYQTGKSEKAREVLRGLENHSEGPEGIFLGGQVADQAGDYDLAEHLFRSIEATYPDKASLGYNIALAQYHAGHFRESRATLQRLLDAGHETSDIDDLMAWCEFKQDHVKQAVALMDRAIGLDPSRESNYLDVGLMLLHDNRYNGALVAARKAVQVAPHSYKAYRFLGLAQYKLGELKAAEKTYAQAVELNPKDQQSLLGLASAQVDDGRIDEAEATFERIISYFPKDPDLYLQYGRMLLTYRGANGSKIEDRAIALLRKALTLDPSLAEAHYLLGNLELTKGDTGRALPELELAVKLDPKPSGAHYALARAYLRMGRQEEGMEQMRLFQQLKGKEKKGDTTLAGSHDPAARKNSNE comes from the coding sequence ATGGGAAGAGTGCCAACCTCGCGTCTTATCTACGCCATTCTAGCCCTTTATCTCTGTTTCTGGGCGCAAGCCGCTCACACTTTGCCCAATAACCTTGCTGATGCACAGCAGCATGTGGCGCACGCAACGGCACTGGTCCAGCAAGGCGATTTGAAAAATGCCGAGGCGGAATTGCGCCAGGCAGCCAAGCTCACCCCTGACGATCCTGCCTGTCTTGCTTTTCTTGGGGCGGTGCTGGGCATGGAGCAGAAGCTCCCCGAATCAACTTCTTATCTTGAAAAAGCGCTGCGCCTCAACCCTCTGGACGTGCGGACGCGCCGTAACCTTGCCTCAAACCAGTTCCAAATGGGGCAGTTTCAGGCAGCCAGGCAGAACCTGGAGCGGATACTGAAGGCGGAGCCGGGCGAAACCACATCCACGCTTCTGCTGGGAATGGTGGATGAAGAACTCAAGGACTATCACACGGCCCTCCCGCTTCTCGAATCCGTGCCACAGGAAGTGCAGAAGCATTCCAAAGCCCAGGTGGCGCTAGCCCGCTGTTATTATCAGACCGGAAAATCGGAGAAAGCACGGGAGGTCCTTCGGGGGCTCGAAAATCATTCGGAGGGACCTGAAGGGATTTTCCTGGGAGGGCAAGTTGCAGACCAGGCGGGCGATTATGACCTGGCGGAACATTTGTTCCGGTCAATTGAGGCGACCTATCCCGACAAAGCGAGTCTCGGGTATAACATTGCACTCGCCCAATACCACGCCGGCCACTTTAGGGAGAGCCGGGCGACGCTTCAACGTCTGCTGGATGCCGGACACGAGACCTCAGATATCGACGACCTGATGGCCTGGTGCGAATTTAAACAGGACCACGTCAAGCAGGCGGTGGCGCTTATGGACAGGGCCATCGGCCTCGATCCTTCGCGCGAGTCCAATTATCTGGACGTGGGCCTGATGCTGTTGCACGACAATCGCTACAACGGCGCGCTGGTTGCCGCTCGGAAAGCCGTCCAGGTAGCTCCCCACTCGTACAAGGCCTACCGGTTTCTTGGCCTTGCCCAATATAAATTGGGTGAATTGAAGGCTGCTGAAAAAACTTATGCGCAGGCTGTGGAACTGAATCCGAAGGACCAGCAATCGCTGCTCGGGCTCGCCTCTGCCCAGGTGGATGACGGAAGAATTGATGAGGCGGAGGCCACGTTTGAGAGGATCATCAGCTACTTCCCCAAAGATCCCGACCTCTACTTGCAGTATGGCAGGATGCTGCTGACCTACCGCGGCGCCAACGGAAGCAAGATCGAAGATCGGGCCATAGCTTTGCTGAGGAAGGCGCTTACTCTTGATCCATCGCTCGCTGAAGCGCACTATCTGCTTGGCAACCTTGAGTTGACCAAGGGCGACACCGGGAGGGCCCTGCCGGAACTCGAATTGGCGGTGAAGCTCGACCCGAAACCGAGCGGCGCGCACTACGCCCTGGCTCGGGCCTATCTCCGCATGGGCCGTCAGGAAGAAGGTATGGAGCAAATGCGCCTTTTTCAGCAGCTAAAGGGGAAGGAAAAGAAGGGCGACACAACTCTCGCGGGCTCGCACGATCCAGCCGCGCGGAAAAACTCAAACGAGTGA